In a genomic window of Pelotomaculum thermopropionicum SI:
- the LepA gene encoding membrane GTPase LepA, whose amino-acid sequence MEWDKDRIRNFCIIAHIDHGKSTLADRLLEYTGALTGREMTEQVLDQMDLERERGITIKMQAVRLNYRARDGRDYQLNLIDTPGHVDFSYEVSRSLAACEGALLVVDAAQGIEAQTLANVYLALEHNLEIIPVINKIDLPSADPERVKKEIEDVIGLDASEAVLASAKSGAGVEEILERIVTRIPPPGGQTGAPLRALIFDSHYDPYKGVVCYVRVVDGSVSNGMQIKMMATGREFEVSEVGIFKPYLASVGELRTGEVGFITAGIKNVKDSRVGDTITEAGRPAPVPLPGYRKATPMVFCGLYPVEAGEYEALKDALAKLKLNDASLTYEPETSEALGFGFRCGFLGLLHMEIIQERLEREYGLNLITTAPNVVYRVKTTAGETIEIENPSKLPPPGKIEFIEEPFVRAVIMAPKDYIGPVMELCQERRGVFTNMEYISVNRVMLNYALPLSEIIYDFFDQLKSRTKGYASLDYELDGYRQSDLVKLDVLIAGEVLDALSVIVHRDKAYQRGRHLVEKLRGLIPRHLFEIPIQAAVGNRIIARETVKAIRKDVLAKCYGGDVTRKRKLLEKQKAGKKRMKQVGRVEIPQEAFMAVLSVGDK is encoded by the coding sequence ATGGAGTGGGACAAGGACAGAATCCGCAACTTCTGCATTATCGCCCACATAGACCACGGGAAGTCGACCCTGGCCGACAGGCTTTTGGAGTATACCGGCGCTTTAACCGGCCGGGAGATGACCGAGCAGGTGCTCGATCAGATGGACCTGGAGCGCGAGCGGGGCATTACCATTAAGATGCAGGCCGTCCGCCTGAATTACCGGGCCAGGGACGGCCGCGACTATCAGTTGAATCTGATCGACACCCCGGGGCACGTGGACTTTTCCTACGAGGTTTCGCGCAGCCTGGCGGCCTGCGAGGGTGCCCTGCTGGTTGTGGACGCGGCCCAGGGAATAGAGGCCCAGACGCTGGCCAATGTCTATCTTGCCCTGGAGCACAACCTTGAAATCATTCCGGTTATAAATAAAATCGACCTGCCCAGCGCCGACCCGGAGAGGGTAAAGAAAGAAATTGAGGATGTAATTGGCCTGGATGCCTCAGAGGCGGTGCTTGCCTCGGCCAAAAGCGGCGCTGGCGTTGAGGAGATACTGGAGCGGATCGTGACCAGAATCCCGCCACCCGGCGGACAAACCGGGGCTCCTTTGCGGGCGCTTATTTTTGATTCCCATTACGATCCCTACAAAGGCGTTGTGTGCTACGTTCGCGTGGTGGACGGCAGCGTGTCGAACGGCATGCAGATTAAGATGATGGCCACGGGCAGGGAATTTGAGGTCAGCGAAGTGGGCATCTTTAAGCCCTACCTTGCCTCCGTTGGCGAACTGCGCACCGGCGAGGTGGGCTTCATTACCGCCGGCATTAAAAACGTCAAGGACAGCCGGGTGGGCGACACCATTACCGAGGCCGGGCGGCCCGCTCCGGTTCCCCTGCCCGGCTACCGCAAGGCGACTCCAATGGTCTTTTGCGGGCTGTACCCGGTGGAGGCGGGGGAATACGAAGCCTTGAAGGACGCCCTGGCAAAGCTCAAGCTGAACGACGCTTCCCTGACCTACGAGCCGGAGACTTCCGAGGCGCTTGGATTCGGCTTCCGCTGCGGCTTTCTGGGACTTTTGCACATGGAAATCATCCAGGAGCGGCTTGAGCGCGAATACGGGCTGAACCTGATCACCACAGCCCCAAACGTTGTTTACAGGGTTAAAACCACCGCCGGGGAGACAATCGAGATCGAGAACCCGAGCAAGCTTCCGCCGCCCGGAAAGATCGAGTTTATCGAGGAGCCTTTTGTCAGGGCCGTTATCATGGCCCCTAAAGACTATATCGGCCCGGTAATGGAGCTCTGCCAGGAGCGGCGGGGGGTCTTTACCAATATGGAGTATATCAGCGTCAACCGGGTTATGCTTAATTACGCCCTGCCCCTGAGCGAAATAATATACGATTTTTTCGATCAATTAAAATCGCGAACGAAGGGCTACGCTTCCCTGGATTACGAGCTGGACGGGTACAGGCAGTCGGATCTGGTCAAGCTCGACGTTCTCATTGCCGGGGAAGTGCTGGACGCCCTCTCCGTTATCGTGCACAGGGATAAGGCGTACCAGAGGGGCCGCCATCTGGTTGAAAAGCTGCGCGGCCTGATTCCCCGCCACCTTTTTGAAATACCCATCCAGGCTGCCGTCGGCAACCGGATCATAGCCAGAGAGACGGTGAAGGCGATACGCAAGGACGTGCTGGCCAAATGCTACGGCGGCGATGTTACCCGCAAGCGGAAGCTTCTGGAGAAGCAAAAGGCAGGCAAAAAGAGGATGAAGCAGGTGGGCAGGGTGGAGATTCCGCAGGAGGCTTTTATGGCCGTCTTAAGCGTGGGGGATAAATAG
- the HemN gene encoding coproporphyrinogen III oxidase and related Fe-S oxidoreductases yields MAIGLYVHVPFCVKKCLYCGFVSFRLDREAAGLYLNALLREIELYGAALCGSEKEVSSLFIGGGTPTCLPGDGLIKILQALKVHFRLLPECEVTVEANPGTVTLGGLSVLREAGVNRLSLGVQSFQDRLLKVLGRAHGSGEAEKAVRLARQAGFANLNLDFIFGIPGQTAAEWLETLEKAVELAPEHIAVYGLQLEEGTPLERAVAGGGLEPCPEELELFMYRTAVEYLKKHGYIHYEISNFARPGRECLHNLGYWLNRPYLGLGPAAHSCFRGERFANEPSLERYCRLLSQGVFPVQERHALSLAEEMAETMFLGLRLIRGVDLEGFRSRFGRRAEEVYRNEIARLTGAGLVKLDGRFLALTGKGLPVANIVFSEFV; encoded by the coding sequence ATGGCCATCGGCCTTTATGTGCACGTTCCCTTTTGCGTAAAAAAGTGTCTGTATTGCGGCTTCGTTTCTTTCCGCCTGGACCGCGAGGCTGCCGGATTATATCTGAACGCCCTGCTCAGGGAAATCGAACTGTACGGGGCGGCCCTGTGCGGGAGCGAAAAAGAGGTATCCAGCCTTTTTATCGGCGGGGGGACGCCCACCTGCCTGCCGGGGGACGGTTTGATAAAGATTCTGCAGGCCTTAAAGGTCCATTTCCGCCTGCTGCCGGAATGCGAAGTGACTGTGGAGGCCAACCCGGGAACGGTTACCCTCGGCGGCCTTAGCGTCTTGCGGGAGGCGGGGGTGAACCGCCTCAGCCTGGGCGTTCAGTCCTTTCAGGACAGGCTTTTGAAAGTGCTTGGCCGCGCGCACGGCAGCGGGGAAGCAGAAAAAGCGGTGCGCCTGGCCAGGCAGGCCGGCTTTGCCAACCTGAACCTGGATTTCATTTTCGGCATTCCCGGCCAGACCGCGGCGGAATGGCTGGAAACTCTTGAAAAGGCCGTGGAGCTGGCTCCGGAGCATATTGCCGTTTACGGGCTTCAACTGGAAGAGGGCACTCCTTTAGAGCGGGCCGTGGCCGGGGGCGGGCTGGAGCCCTGCCCCGAAGAACTGGAACTGTTCATGTACCGCACGGCCGTTGAATATTTAAAGAAGCACGGCTACATTCATTACGAAATTTCAAATTTTGCCCGGCCTGGCCGGGAGTGCCTGCACAACCTGGGTTACTGGCTTAACCGCCCGTACCTGGGTCTGGGCCCCGCCGCCCATTCCTGCTTTAGAGGCGAGCGGTTTGCCAACGAGCCTTCGCTGGAAAGGTATTGCCGGTTGCTTTCCCAGGGGGTTTTCCCGGTCCAGGAAAGGCACGCCCTTTCCCTTGCAGAGGAAATGGCCGAGACCATGTTTCTGGGCTTGAGGCTGATTCGGGGGGTCGATTTGGAGGGGTTCCGGAGCCGTTTCGGCAGGCGGGCGGAGGAGGTTTACCGTAATGAAATTGCCCGGCTTACAGGCGCCGGCCTGGTGAAACTGGACGGAAGGTTTCTGGCGCTTACCGGAAAGGGGCTGCCGGTTGCCAATATCGTATTTTCCGAGTTTGTATGA
- the HrcA gene encoding transcriptional regulator of heat shock gene, which yields MKLDDRKQKVLLAIVHDYIATAEPVGSRTIAKKYKLGVSPATIRNEMADLEEMGYIEQPHTSAGRIPSERGYRYYVDYLMKRQELSREEEELIRREYEAKVRDVGQVIQKTGQLLSQLTNYTAVVLSPQIESSRFKYIQLVSMHPSQAMVIVVMDNGIVHNRMIEVPESITCADMETISRVLNAKLRGLTMESIRLTLMKEIYFELARHKHILDLAMELIQDSLLHKVEDKIYLGGVFNMLNQPEFHDVEKVKTLLGILEQEKLLRDLITSGGSEEGVTVRIGGEIMHEDIRECSMVTAPYSVCGRKIGSLGVLGPTRMEYAKVVSVVDFMTKNLSQVLERIVRGTGR from the coding sequence ATGAAATTAGATGACCGCAAGCAAAAAGTGCTTCTGGCAATTGTTCACGATTACATTGCCACTGCCGAACCGGTCGGTTCCCGGACCATTGCAAAGAAATACAAGCTCGGTGTCAGCCCCGCCACCATCCGGAACGAGATGGCGGACCTGGAGGAAATGGGATACATCGAACAGCCGCACACTTCTGCAGGCCGCATTCCCTCCGAGCGGGGCTACCGTTACTACGTGGACTACCTGATGAAAAGGCAGGAGCTGTCCAGGGAAGAAGAGGAACTGATCCGCCGGGAATACGAGGCTAAAGTCAGGGATGTGGGGCAGGTAATTCAAAAAACCGGCCAACTGCTTTCCCAGCTTACGAACTACACCGCCGTGGTGCTTTCACCGCAGATTGAGAGCAGCAGGTTCAAATACATCCAGCTCGTCTCGATGCACCCGTCCCAGGCCATGGTCATCGTGGTCATGGACAACGGAATCGTGCACAACAGGATGATCGAGGTCCCCGAGAGCATTACCTGCGCCGATATGGAGACCATATCCAGGGTATTGAATGCAAAGCTCCGCGGCCTTACCATGGAGAGCATCAGGCTCACCTTAATGAAGGAGATATATTTTGAGCTTGCCAGGCACAAGCATATTCTGGACCTGGCCATGGAGTTAATCCAGGACAGCCTGCTGCATAAGGTTGAGGATAAAATTTACCTCGGCGGGGTATTTAATATGTTAAACCAGCCTGAGTTTCACGACGTGGAAAAGGTTAAAACCCTGCTGGGGATTTTGGAACAGGAAAAGCTGCTGCGCGACCTGATTACCAGCGGGGGGAGCGAAGAAGGCGTAACCGTCCGCATCGGAGGCGAAATCATGCATGAAGATATCAGGGAATGCAGCATGGTGACCGCCCCCTATTCCGTATGCGGCCGCAAGATAGGCTCTCTCGGAGTGCTGGGGCCGACAAGGATGGAGTACGCCAAAGTGGTCAGCGTGGTAGACTTCATGACGAAAAATCTTTCCCAGGTCCTGGAGCGCATCGTCAGGGGCACGGGAAGGTGA
- the GroL gene encoding chaperonin GroEL (HSP60 family) → MSLKREATSGSEVDERLAALMTNSNAIRAIASAVEGTLGPKGLDTMLVDKFGEVVITNDGVTILTMMEANHPAARMLINIAKAQQEEIGDGTTTATVMASALVSSGVEQVARGVPVARVIEGLRVGLKKALEAMRAQARPVKGLDDPLIRQVALVAGRDHEDIADLVVKAALLIGEEKLKDTSFKFSETVVAEEGAENQVFMGVIINKERMNRQMPKELEQVKVLVIDDALEPEEIDDEALSTEAGFTRYLQLQAEFKENIRKIATLGVGLVLVDRGVDDAAEELLTDAGVMVVQRVANKELRKAAEHTGARMIKRTGLKKGPDELEKYLGHAGRVYNDEKLEQVWIQGGGGKPMATVLVGAATSEVVGERERIAKDAASSVQAAVRGGVVPGGGSLELAVAREVEKVRAGIRGMAAYGVDCVAEALKRPMSQIVANAGFNPLEKLGDVIAAQAETGKISLAIDCDSGQVADMYEMGIVDPADVKLYALKAAGEVAEAILRIDTIIKKREEKETQAKDAG, encoded by the coding sequence TTGAGCTTGAAGAGGGAAGCAACGTCCGGCTCCGAGGTGGATGAGAGGCTGGCCGCCTTAATGACCAACTCCAACGCCATCAGGGCCATAGCCAGCGCGGTGGAAGGCACTTTAGGGCCCAAAGGGCTTGATACCATGCTGGTGGATAAATTCGGCGAAGTGGTGATCACCAACGACGGCGTTACCATTCTAACCATGATGGAGGCCAACCACCCTGCCGCCAGGATGCTGATAAACATAGCCAAAGCACAGCAGGAGGAAATCGGCGACGGCACCACCACGGCCACCGTAATGGCCAGCGCGCTGGTCAGTTCCGGCGTTGAGCAGGTGGCCAGGGGGGTGCCGGTAGCGCGGGTAATTGAGGGTTTGCGGGTAGGCTTGAAAAAAGCGTTGGAAGCCATGCGCGCCCAGGCCCGCCCGGTTAAGGGACTGGATGACCCGTTGATCCGGCAGGTTGCCCTGGTGGCCGGCCGCGATCACGAAGATATAGCCGACCTGGTAGTAAAGGCGGCATTATTAATTGGTGAAGAGAAGTTAAAGGACACTTCCTTTAAGTTTTCTGAAACGGTGGTTGCCGAAGAAGGCGCCGAAAACCAGGTCTTCATGGGCGTCATTATCAATAAGGAGCGGATGAACCGCCAGATGCCAAAGGAATTGGAGCAGGTGAAGGTCCTGGTTATCGACGACGCCCTTGAACCGGAGGAAATCGACGACGAGGCCCTGAGCACCGAGGCCGGCTTTACGCGCTACCTCCAGCTTCAGGCGGAGTTTAAGGAAAATATAAGGAAAATAGCCACCCTGGGAGTGGGGCTGGTGCTGGTTGACCGCGGGGTTGACGATGCGGCCGAGGAACTGCTGACCGATGCCGGGGTGATGGTGGTTCAGAGGGTGGCAAACAAAGAGCTGCGCAAGGCCGCCGAGCATACCGGGGCCAGGATGATCAAGCGCACCGGCCTGAAAAAGGGCCCGGATGAGCTTGAAAAGTACCTGGGGCACGCCGGCAGGGTCTATAACGATGAAAAGCTCGAACAGGTCTGGATCCAGGGCGGCGGGGGCAAGCCCATGGCCACCGTTCTGGTGGGTGCCGCTACATCTGAGGTGGTGGGGGAGCGGGAGCGCATTGCCAAGGACGCCGCCTCGTCGGTTCAGGCGGCAGTGAGGGGCGGGGTGGTGCCCGGGGGCGGTTCCCTGGAGCTGGCCGTAGCCCGCGAGGTGGAAAAGGTTAGAGCCGGTATTCGCGGCATGGCCGCTTACGGGGTGGACTGCGTGGCGGAAGCCTTGAAGCGCCCCATGTCCCAGATTGTTGCCAACGCCGGGTTTAACCCCCTCGAAAAACTGGGCGATGTTATTGCGGCCCAGGCGGAGACGGGAAAGATCTCCCTGGCCATAGACTGCGACAGCGGGCAGGTGGCCGATATGTACGAAATGGGGATAGTCGATCCGGCTGACGTAAAGCTCTACGCCCTTAAAGCAGCCGGGGAGGTGGCCGAGGCAATACTAAGGATAGACACGATTATCAAGAAGCGGGAGGAGAAAGAAACTCAGGCCAAGGACGCCGGTTAG
- the GrpE gene encoding molecular chaperone GrpE (heat shock protein) has translation MSGDEMKNAEIKNDKEKININGTPETPEAKKGAEGGAGDGEGTLPAEEADPGVLQKLLSEQTARADDYYNRLVRLQADFENFRRRTRQDMENFYKYASEQLIRALLPVLDNFERALAAEGDTIDSFKAGVEMIYRQLLDVLAAEGLAAIPACGEQFDPVRHEAVLQEESGDYPDNTVIEELRRGYFLKDKVIRPSMVKVARTSQNK, from the coding sequence GTGAGCGGCGACGAAATGAAAAATGCAGAAATTAAAAACGATAAAGAAAAAATAAATATAAACGGAACTCCGGAGACCCCTGAGGCAAAGAAAGGCGCAGAAGGCGGTGCCGGGGACGGTGAGGGAACGCTGCCGGCCGAAGAGGCCGATCCGGGCGTGCTGCAGAAGCTGCTTTCGGAGCAGACGGCCAGAGCGGATGATTATTACAACCGCCTGGTCAGGCTGCAGGCCGATTTTGAGAATTTCAGGCGGCGTACCCGCCAGGATATGGAGAATTTCTACAAGTACGCGTCCGAACAGTTAATCCGCGCCCTTCTTCCGGTGCTTGACAACTTCGAACGGGCCCTTGCGGCGGAGGGGGATACCATTGACAGTTTTAAAGCCGGGGTGGAGATGATTTACAGGCAGTTGCTCGACGTGCTGGCCGCGGAAGGGCTGGCGGCAATTCCGGCCTGCGGCGAGCAGTTCGACCCGGTCAGGCACGAGGCGGTGCTCCAGGAGGAGTCCGGCGATTACCCCGATAACACTGTAATTGAAGAGCTCCGGCGCGGATACTTTTTAAAGGATAAAGTAATCCGTCCTTCTATGGTTAAGGTTGCCAGGACATCTCAGAATAAATGA
- the DnaK gene encoding molecular chaperone — MPKIIGIDLGTTNSCVAVMEGGEAVVIPNAEGARTTPSVVGFSKTGERLVGQVAKRQAVSNPERTVISIKRHMGSNYKVNIDGKEFTPQEISAMILQKLKADAEAYLGEKVEKAVITVPAYFSDAQRQATKDAGRIAGLEVLRIINEPTAAALAYGLDKEEDQTILVYDLGGGTFDVSILELGDGVFEVKATSGNNRLGGDDFDQRIIDYLVSEFKRDTGIDLRNDRMAMQRLKEAAEKAKIELSGVATTNINLPFISADANGPKHLDITLTRAKFEELTADLVEKTMGPTRQALEDAGLKPKDIDKILLVGGATRMPAVQEAIRKFLGKEPHKGINPDECVAIGAAIQAGVLAGEVKDVLLLDVTPLSLGIETLGGVFTKLIERNTTIPTSKSQIFSTAADGQTTVEIHVLQGERPMAADNKTLGRFTLTGIPPAPRGVPQIEVKFDIDVNGIVHVSAKDLGTGKEQSMTITASTNLTEQEIERMVKEAEKYAAEDARRKEEVEVRNQADSMVYQAEKTIKEFKDKADAAAIEKLQKATDELKEAMKGKDIGAIKAKLEALTGPLYELTAAMYQKTGQAQGAAGGTGAGGPGGRDNVVDADFEVKDDK, encoded by the coding sequence ATGCCCAAAATAATTGGAATAGATTTAGGTACAACCAACTCCTGTGTGGCCGTTATGGAAGGCGGGGAGGCGGTGGTTATTCCGAACGCCGAAGGGGCCAGGACCACCCCTTCGGTGGTTGGTTTTTCCAAAACAGGGGAGCGCCTGGTGGGCCAGGTGGCCAAAAGGCAGGCGGTAAGCAACCCGGAGCGAACCGTTATTTCCATTAAGAGGCACATGGGTAGCAACTATAAAGTCAACATTGACGGCAAAGAATTCACCCCCCAGGAAATTTCGGCCATGATTCTCCAGAAGCTCAAAGCCGACGCCGAGGCTTACCTGGGCGAAAAAGTGGAAAAGGCGGTCATTACCGTCCCGGCCTACTTCAGCGACGCCCAGCGGCAGGCCACCAAGGATGCCGGCAGGATTGCTGGGCTGGAGGTGCTGCGCATAATTAACGAGCCCACTGCGGCGGCCCTGGCCTACGGCCTGGACAAGGAGGAGGACCAGACCATTCTTGTGTACGACCTGGGCGGCGGCACCTTCGACGTGTCCATTCTGGAACTGGGGGACGGCGTTTTTGAAGTTAAAGCCACCAGCGGAAACAACCGCCTTGGGGGAGACGACTTCGACCAGCGCATTATCGACTACCTGGTTTCTGAATTTAAAAGGGACACCGGAATCGACCTGCGCAACGACAGGATGGCCATGCAGCGCCTGAAAGAAGCGGCCGAGAAGGCCAAAATTGAACTTTCGGGAGTGGCCACTACAAATATCAACCTGCCGTTCATATCGGCCGATGCCAACGGCCCGAAGCACCTGGATATTACCCTGACCAGGGCCAAGTTCGAGGAACTTACCGCCGACCTGGTGGAGAAGACTATGGGGCCGACCCGTCAGGCCCTGGAGGATGCGGGCTTGAAGCCCAAGGATATCGACAAGATTCTGCTGGTCGGGGGCGCCACCAGGATGCCTGCGGTGCAGGAGGCCATCCGTAAGTTCCTGGGCAAGGAGCCGCATAAAGGAATTAACCCGGACGAGTGCGTGGCCATCGGTGCGGCCATTCAGGCCGGCGTTCTGGCCGGAGAGGTCAAAGATGTGCTTTTGCTGGACGTGACCCCTCTTTCCCTTGGCATCGAGACCCTGGGCGGAGTGTTCACCAAGCTTATCGAGCGCAATACGACCATCCCGACCTCTAAAAGCCAGATTTTCTCTACCGCCGCGGATGGCCAGACGACCGTTGAAATCCACGTTCTCCAGGGCGAGCGCCCGATGGCGGCGGACAACAAGACTCTGGGCCGGTTTACCCTGACCGGCATTCCGCCGGCGCCCAGGGGCGTGCCGCAAATTGAGGTCAAGTTCGATATTGACGTCAACGGCATCGTCCACGTTTCGGCCAAGGACCTGGGCACCGGCAAAGAGCAGAGCATGACCATCACCGCCTCCACCAACCTTACCGAACAGGAAATCGAGCGGATGGTCAAGGAGGCCGAAAAATACGCCGCCGAGGACGCCAGGCGGAAAGAAGAGGTTGAGGTGCGCAACCAGGCCGACAGCATGGTCTACCAGGCCGAGAAAACCATCAAGGAGTTTAAAGATAAGGCCGACGCCGCGGCCATCGAGAAGCTGCAGAAGGCTACCGACGAATTGAAAGAGGCCATGAAGGGCAAGGACATCGGGGCCATAAAGGCCAAGCTGGAGGCTCTGACCGGCCCGCTTTACGAGCTGACCGCCGCCATGTACCAGAAAACCGGCCAGGCCCAGGGCGCCGCGGGCGGAACAGGGGCAGGCGGGCCCGGCGGCAGGGACAACGTTGTTGACGCAGATTTTGAAGTAAAAGATGACAAATAA
- the DnaJ gene encoding DnaJ-class molecular chaperone (with C-terminal Zn finger domain), with protein sequence MAKRDYYEVLGVSRNASAEEIKKAYRRLARQYHPDANPDDKDAEAKFKEISEAYMVLSDPEKRANYDRFGHAGVNGQGFGGFEGFGGFGGFADFGGLGDIFDMFFGSGGRRRAGPERGADIRMELELTLNEAAFGLEREIKVPRVEICGTCGGSGAAAGTKPRTCPACGGTGQVQYAQSTPFGRIVQSRTCDRCRGAGQFIEKPCPTCRGTGQVRRTRSIKVKVPPGVDSGSRLRLAGEGEAGTRGGPPGDLYVYIQVKPHPVFARDGDDIICEVPVSFVQAALGDELEVPTLEGSTRLRIPEGTQTGTVFRLRGKGVPRLDGFGRGDQHVRIKVVTPTKLSEKQKALLREFARLDGESRHGFGSGGEKSFFEKMKDAFMG encoded by the coding sequence ATGGCTAAACGCGACTACTATGAGGTGCTTGGCGTATCCCGGAATGCTTCGGCAGAAGAAATAAAGAAGGCCTACCGCAGGCTGGCGCGCCAGTATCACCCGGATGCCAATCCGGATGATAAGGACGCCGAGGCCAAGTTTAAGGAAATCAGCGAGGCGTACATGGTTTTAAGCGATCCGGAGAAAAGGGCCAATTACGACCGTTTCGGCCATGCCGGGGTAAACGGTCAGGGCTTTGGAGGATTTGAAGGTTTCGGCGGGTTTGGCGGTTTCGCTGATTTCGGCGGTTTGGGCGACATTTTCGATATGTTTTTCGGGAGCGGCGGCCGCCGCCGCGCGGGCCCGGAAAGGGGCGCCGACATCAGGATGGAGCTGGAACTCACCTTGAATGAGGCCGCCTTCGGGCTGGAGCGCGAGATTAAGGTGCCCCGCGTCGAGATATGCGGCACCTGCGGCGGCAGTGGGGCGGCAGCCGGCACCAAACCCAGGACCTGCCCGGCGTGCGGCGGTACGGGGCAGGTGCAGTACGCCCAAAGCACGCCGTTTGGCCGTATTGTCCAGTCCCGCACCTGCGATCGCTGCCGAGGCGCCGGGCAGTTTATCGAAAAGCCCTGCCCCACCTGCCGGGGTACCGGCCAGGTGCGCAGAACGCGCAGCATCAAGGTCAAGGTGCCGCCCGGGGTTGACAGCGGCAGCCGCCTCCGCCTTGCCGGCGAAGGCGAGGCCGGTACAAGAGGAGGGCCGCCGGGCGACCTTTACGTGTACATTCAGGTCAAGCCGCACCCGGTTTTTGCGCGCGATGGCGATGATATAATATGCGAAGTCCCCGTTTCTTTTGTGCAGGCCGCCCTGGGCGACGAACTGGAGGTGCCCACCCTGGAGGGAAGCACCAGGCTGAGAATTCCCGAGGGAACGCAGACGGGTACGGTTTTCCGGCTGAGAGGGAAGGGTGTGCCGCGCCTTGACGGTTTTGGCCGGGGCGATCAGCATGTCAGGATAAAAGTGGTAACTCCGACAAAGTTGAGCGAGAAGCAAAAAGCCCTGTTGAGGGAATTTGCCCGCCTGGACGGGGAAAGCAGGCATGGCTTCGGTTCGGGCGGCGAAAAAAGTTTTTTCGAGAAAATGAAAGACGCCTTTATGGGTTAA
- the PrmA gene encoding ribosomal protein L11 methylase: protein MEWLEITVRTPPEGVELVADIFQEIGTGGVVIEDPAVIFKYAGATCPEEWAVPESATADGLPRVKGYLPADGTQSKRLEELAAVLARLLPGPASAVSTRTVSEEDWANAWKKYYKPVRAGRRLVVKPSWEDYRAEEGDLVIEMDPGMAFGSGTHATTCLCLRLLEKYVRPGGTVYDVGTGSGVLAVAAARLGAGRVVAVDIDPLACRVAAGNAERNGVAGKVQVVQGNLLEKVEGRADLVVANIIADVIAAFAPEAAGALAPGGVLIASGIIEEKAGLVVCALEAAGLAVCERDEEGRWVALAARLKA, encoded by the coding sequence ATGGAATGGCTGGAAATCACCGTGCGTACCCCTCCCGAAGGGGTTGAACTGGTTGCGGATATTTTTCAGGAGATCGGTACCGGCGGGGTTGTTATCGAAGATCCCGCCGTAATTTTTAAATACGCCGGAGCAACCTGCCCCGAAGAATGGGCAGTGCCCGAAAGCGCGACGGCGGACGGCCTGCCCCGGGTTAAAGGTTACCTGCCGGCAGACGGCACCCAGTCAAAGCGCCTTGAGGAGCTAGCCGCAGTCCTGGCCCGCCTTTTGCCCGGCCCGGCCAGTGCGGTCAGTACCCGCACCGTGTCTGAAGAGGACTGGGCAAACGCCTGGAAGAAGTATTATAAACCGGTGAGGGCGGGGCGTCGCCTGGTGGTCAAGCCTTCCTGGGAGGATTACCGGGCGGAAGAGGGAGATCTGGTTATCGAAATGGATCCCGGCATGGCTTTTGGCTCTGGCACCCACGCCACCACCTGCCTTTGCCTGCGGTTGCTGGAAAAATACGTCCGGCCGGGGGGCACGGTTTACGATGTTGGAACCGGCTCGGGCGTACTGGCTGTAGCCGCGGCCAGGCTTGGCGCGGGGCGGGTGGTGGCTGTCGATATCGACCCGTTGGCCTGCCGGGTGGCCGCCGGGAATGCGGAAAGGAACGGCGTGGCCGGCAAGGTGCAGGTTGTGCAGGGAAACCTGCTGGAGAAAGTGGAGGGCAGGGCCGATCTGGTGGTTGCCAACATCATTGCCGACGTCATTGCTGCATTTGCCCCGGAGGCGGCCGGCGCCCTGGCTCCGGGCGGGGTGCTGATCGCTTCGGGCATTATCGAGGAAAAAGCCGGCCTGGTTGTGTGTGCCCTGGAGGCGGCCGGGCTGGCGGTGTGCGAACGGGATGAGGAAGGCCGATGGGTGGCGCTGGCGGCAAGGCTAAAGGCGTAA